The Terriglobales bacterium genome segment GTGCGCTCGGCGAGGTAGCGGAACATCTCGCCGGAGAAGGCCTCGTACTCGGCGAAGAGGAAGTCCAGGAACTCGCGATAGAGCTTGCCGGCGGCGGCATCGCCGAAGTCGGGGACGTGGTAGCCGCTCTTCTTGAAGTCCTGGTAGCGGGTGGAGCGCTCCTGACCGTCCCAGCGCTGCTCGTCCACCACCGCGATGGCCGCCAGGATGGAGAGCCGCTCGATGG includes the following:
- a CDS encoding FAD-dependent thymidylate synthase translates to MSSNGSPGPKIEVFAVHGVEPEVQAYAMAKYSRSALSMKESLKQISEQKAEQFLNTFYFQYGHRSIADLAHIALAIERLSILAAIAVVDEQRWDGQERSTRYQDFKKSGYHVPDFGDAAAGKLYREFLDFLFAEYEAFSGEMFRYLAERT